From Cucumis melo cultivar AY chromosome 1, USDA_Cmelo_AY_1.0, whole genome shotgun sequence, a single genomic window includes:
- the LOC103489637 gene encoding uncharacterized protein LOC103489637 isoform X3 translates to MGGSERKSKEKRKHRKSASSSEDEKRSKRPRAAEDEERESRRSDKREKRKEKKSHKHSKSHSGFQSKVLSCPAFFSQRRSRRIFTKASITRVITFHTNIRNALHSHVCVYACKKLMDRHPCMKTMDRPLNHNILYRRQHHNILLQLLASSSD, encoded by the exons ATgggcggaagcgaaagaaaatccAAGGAGAAAAGGAAGCATAGAAAATCGGCTTCATCTTCTGAAG ACGAGAAGAGAAGCAAGAGACCAAGAGCTGCAGAAGATGAGGAAAGGGAAAGCAGAAGGAGTGATAAGAGAGAGAAGCGCAAGGAGAAGAAATCTCACAAGCACTCTAAAAGCCATTCAG GTTTTCAAAGTAAAGTTTTGTCATGCCCTGCATTTTTCTCTCAGAGAAGAAGTCGAAGGATCTTCACAAAGGCAAGCATCACAAGGGTGATCACCTTTCA TACAAATATCCGTAATGCTCTCCATAGTCACGTATGTGTCTATGCATGTAAGAAGTTGATGGATCGACATCCATGTATGAAGACAATGGATCGACCCCTTAATCATAATATTCTGTACCGACGTCAACATCACAATATCCTGCTCCAGTTGTTGGCATCATCATCAGATTAA
- the LOC103489637 gene encoding style cell-cycle inhibitor 1 isoform X4, with product MGGSERKSKEKRKHRKSASSSEDEKRSKRPRAAEDEERESRRSDKREKRKEKKSHKHSKSHSEKKSKDLHKGKHHKGDHLSNLLANFSQILLNCGMTESLNLDITRVFQVGLGHPITGKSKGDNLASMV from the exons ATgggcggaagcgaaagaaaatccAAGGAGAAAAGGAAGCATAGAAAATCGGCTTCATCTTCTGAAG ACGAGAAGAGAAGCAAGAGACCAAGAGCTGCAGAAGATGAGGAAAGGGAAAGCAGAAGGAGTGATAAGAGAGAGAAGCGCAAGGAGAAGAAATCTCACAAGCACTCTAAAAGCCATTCAG AGAAGAAGTCGAAGGATCTTCACAAAGGCAAGCATCACAAGGGTGATCACCTTTCA AATCTGCTCGCGAACTTTTCTCAGATTTTGTTGAACTGTGGAATGACAGAAAGCTTGAATCTCGATATTACGAGGGTATTTCAAGTGGGCCTCGGACATCCCATAACTGGAAAATCAAAGGGTGATAACTTAGCAAGCATGGTTTGA
- the LOC103489637 gene encoding style cell-cycle inhibitor 1-A isoform X2 gives MGGSERKSKEKRKHRKSASSSEDEKRSKRPRAAEDEERESRRSDKREKRKEKKSHKHSKSHSEKKSKDLHKGKHHKGDHLSRTKIQELSKEDYFSKNNEFATWLKDVKNVYFSDLSSESARELFSDFVELWNDRKLESRYYEGISSGPRTSHNWKIKG, from the exons ATgggcggaagcgaaagaaaatccAAGGAGAAAAGGAAGCATAGAAAATCGGCTTCATCTTCTGAAG ACGAGAAGAGAAGCAAGAGACCAAGAGCTGCAGAAGATGAGGAAAGGGAAAGCAGAAGGAGTGATAAGAGAGAGAAGCGCAAGGAGAAGAAATCTCACAAGCACTCTAAAAGCCATTCAG AGAAGAAGTCGAAGGATCTTCACAAAGGCAAGCATCACAAGGGTGATCACCTTTCA AGAACCAAAATTCAAGAACTGTCCAAGGAAGATTATTTCTCAAAGAATAATGAGTTTGCTACCTGGTTGAAAGATGTGAAGAATGTGTATTTTTCTGATCTTTCTTCAGAATCTGCTCGCGAACTTTTCTCAGATTTTGTTGAACTGTGGAATGACAGAAAGCTTGAATCTCGATATTACGAGGGTATTTCAAGTGGGCCTCGGACATCCCATAACTGGAAAATCAAAGGGTGA
- the LOC103489637 gene encoding style cell-cycle inhibitor 1-A isoform X1: MGGSERKSKEKRKHRKSASSSEDEKRSKRPRAAEDEERESRRSDKREKRKEKKSHKHSKSHSGFQSKVLSCPAFFSQRRSRRIFTKASITRRTKIQELSKEDYFSKNNEFATWLKDVKNVYFSDLSSESARELFSDFVELWNDRKLESRYYEGISSGPRTSHNWKIKG, encoded by the exons ATgggcggaagcgaaagaaaatccAAGGAGAAAAGGAAGCATAGAAAATCGGCTTCATCTTCTGAAG ACGAGAAGAGAAGCAAGAGACCAAGAGCTGCAGAAGATGAGGAAAGGGAAAGCAGAAGGAGTGATAAGAGAGAGAAGCGCAAGGAGAAGAAATCTCACAAGCACTCTAAAAGCCATTCAG GTTTTCAAAGTAAAGTTTTGTCATGCCCTGCATTTTTCTCTCAGAGAAGAAGTCGAAGGATCTTCACAAAGGCAAGCATCACAAGG AGAACCAAAATTCAAGAACTGTCCAAGGAAGATTATTTCTCAAAGAATAATGAGTTTGCTACCTGGTTGAAAGATGTGAAGAATGTGTATTTTTCTGATCTTTCTTCAGAATCTGCTCGCGAACTTTTCTCAGATTTTGTTGAACTGTGGAATGACAGAAAGCTTGAATCTCGATATTACGAGGGTATTTCAAGTGGGCCTCGGACATCCCATAACTGGAAAATCAAAGGGTGA